One Deinococcus grandis DNA window includes the following coding sequences:
- the lon gene encoding endopeptidase La: MIWELPVVALRNIVILPGVTMNVDVGRPKSKRAVDEAQASDRRVLLLTQRDARTDDPTRAELFDMGVLAVIKQVVRMPDNTYQVLIEAQERAAVQGEVPSAYLRVRAETRPAPADDSREIPVLIGEIKSAFEEYQRQNKNLRLDNYQLEGIKALTDGGALADQVAHHATWTPEEKQEILAAVGLRERLEATLKFLSRDTERFNMDKKIAGRVKEQMDANQREYYLREQMKAIGKELGGGEDGPAEIEALREKIEAAGMPDSVKDKALKELQRLERTPGGSPESTVVRNYIDWLVDVPWSKRDEEILDIARTREILDADHYALGDVKDRILEFLAVRQLTHKPGETEEARKERTAEERTDDAELRAPILVLVGPPGVGKTSLGKSIARSLNRKFVRMALGGVRDEAEIRGHRRTYIGSMPGRIIQAMKNAGVTNPVILLDEIDKMSSDWRGDPSSAMLEVLDPEQNHTFQDHYLEVPYDLSQVMFITTANSLQTIPRPLLDRMEIINIPGYTQVEKVEIAKRYRVPRQIKAHGLTGRLEITDAALNRIVEEYTAESGVRNLDRQVSKLARKAARELLESPWQGVKVIDAAQVPDYLGVPLHRPDKMEKEPQVGVAQGLAWTSVGGTMLLVEALATPGSGKIVMTGSLGDVMKESVGAAIAYLRAHAAEYGADPEFHKTMDLHVHFPDGATPKDGPSAGITIATAVISAITGRPVRMDVAMTGEISLRGRVLPIGGVKEKLLAAHQGGIREVIVPKDNEPNLQDVPDSIRGELRIHTFERVGQVLDLLLLPKPEGDKGNIPVPLSKSATQPGA; the protein is encoded by the coding sequence ATGATCTGGGAACTTCCCGTCGTCGCACTGAGAAATATCGTGATCCTGCCCGGCGTCACCATGAACGTCGACGTGGGCCGCCCCAAGAGCAAACGCGCCGTGGACGAGGCCCAGGCCAGCGACCGCCGCGTGCTGCTGCTCACCCAGCGGGACGCCCGCACCGACGATCCCACCCGCGCCGAACTGTTTGACATGGGCGTCCTGGCCGTCATCAAGCAGGTCGTGCGCATGCCCGACAACACCTACCAGGTGCTCATCGAGGCGCAGGAACGCGCCGCCGTGCAGGGCGAGGTGCCCAGCGCCTACCTGCGCGTGCGCGCCGAGACCCGCCCCGCCCCCGCCGACGACAGCCGCGAGATTCCCGTGCTGATCGGCGAGATCAAGTCGGCCTTCGAGGAGTACCAGCGACAGAACAAGAACCTGCGCCTGGACAACTACCAGCTCGAAGGTATCAAGGCCCTGACCGACGGCGGCGCGCTGGCCGATCAGGTCGCGCACCACGCCACCTGGACGCCCGAGGAGAAGCAGGAGATCCTGGCGGCCGTGGGCCTGCGCGAGCGGCTGGAGGCGACCCTGAAGTTCCTGTCGCGCGACACCGAACGCTTCAATATGGACAAGAAGATCGCGGGGCGCGTCAAGGAGCAGATGGACGCCAACCAGCGCGAGTACTACCTGCGCGAGCAGATGAAGGCCATCGGCAAGGAACTCGGCGGCGGCGAGGACGGCCCGGCCGAGATCGAGGCGCTGCGCGAGAAGATCGAGGCGGCGGGCATGCCCGACAGCGTGAAGGACAAGGCCCTCAAGGAACTCCAGCGCCTAGAGCGCACGCCGGGCGGCAGCCCTGAGAGCACCGTCGTGCGCAACTACATTGACTGGCTCGTGGACGTGCCCTGGAGCAAGCGTGACGAGGAGATCCTCGACATCGCCCGCACCCGCGAGATCCTCGACGCCGACCACTACGCGCTGGGCGACGTCAAGGACCGCATCCTGGAATTCCTGGCGGTGCGTCAGCTGACCCACAAGCCCGGTGAGACCGAGGAGGCCCGCAAGGAACGCACCGCCGAGGAACGCACCGACGACGCCGAACTGCGCGCCCCGATCCTGGTCCTCGTGGGCCCTCCCGGGGTCGGCAAGACCAGCCTGGGTAAGAGCATCGCCCGCAGCCTGAACCGCAAGTTCGTGCGCATGGCGCTGGGCGGCGTGCGTGACGAGGCCGAGATCCGCGGCCACCGCCGCACGTACATCGGCTCGATGCCGGGGCGGATCATCCAGGCGATGAAGAACGCGGGCGTCACGAACCCCGTGATCCTCCTCGACGAGATCGACAAGATGAGCAGCGACTGGCGCGGCGACCCCAGCAGCGCCATGCTGGAAGTGCTCGACCCCGAGCAGAACCACACCTTCCAGGACCACTACCTGGAAGTGCCGTACGACCTGTCGCAGGTCATGTTCATCACGACCGCCAACAGCCTCCAGACCATTCCCCGGCCCCTGCTGGACCGCATGGAGATCATCAATATCCCCGGCTACACCCAGGTCGAGAAGGTCGAGATCGCCAAGCGCTACCGCGTGCCCCGGCAGATCAAGGCGCACGGCCTGACCGGCCGCCTGGAGATCACGGACGCCGCGCTGAACCGCATCGTCGAGGAGTACACCGCCGAGAGCGGCGTGCGCAACCTCGACCGTCAGGTCAGCAAGCTGGCCCGCAAGGCCGCGCGTGAACTGCTCGAAAGTCCCTGGCAGGGCGTGAAGGTCATCGACGCGGCGCAGGTGCCCGACTACCTGGGCGTGCCGCTGCACCGCCCGGACAAGATGGAGAAGGAGCCCCAGGTGGGCGTCGCGCAGGGCCTCGCCTGGACCAGCGTGGGCGGCACCATGCTCCTCGTTGAGGCCCTGGCCACACCGGGCAGCGGCAAGATCGTCATGACCGGCTCGCTGGGGGACGTGATGAAGGAGAGCGTCGGCGCGGCCATCGCGTACCTGCGCGCCCACGCCGCCGAGTACGGCGCAGACCCCGAGTTCCACAAGACCATGGACCTGCACGTGCACTTCCCCGACGGCGCCACGCCCAAGGACGGCCCCAGCGCGGGCATCACGATCGCCACAGCCGTGATCAGCGCCATCACCGGCCGCCCGGTCCGCATGGACGTCGCCATGACCGGCGAGATCAGCCTGCGCGGACGCGTGCTGCCCATCGGCGGCGTGAAGGAGAAGCTGCTCGCCGCGCACCAGGGCGGCATCCGCGAAGTGATCGTGCCGAAGGACAACGAGCCGAACCTCCAGGACGTCCCCGACAGCATCCGCGGTGAGCTGCGCATCCACACCTTCGAGCGGGTGGGTCAGGTCCTCGACCTGCTGCTGCTGCCCAAACCGGAAGGCGACAAGGGCAACATCCCGGTGCCCCTGAGCAAGAGCGCCACGCAGCCCGGCGCGTAA
- a CDS encoding cell division protein FtsB, whose product MTDLPPPPPPRRDWWRRLQRLPLSMILASVLLGLGIVQLTFQLGNSLYRTTTWSRDTQDTRARIQTLERDVQELQDAVQAAQTPERLRELARCRGWVGTSEQVVVSRAAPAPGTPTETCKTLRVP is encoded by the coding sequence GTGACCGACCTGCCCCCCCCACCACCGCCGCGGCGCGACTGGTGGCGGCGCCTGCAACGCCTGCCGCTGAGCATGATCCTCGCCAGCGTCCTCCTGGGCCTGGGCATCGTGCAGCTGACCTTCCAGCTGGGCAACAGCCTGTACCGCACGACCACCTGGAGCCGCGACACCCAGGACACCCGCGCGCGCATCCAGACCCTGGAACGCGACGTGCAGGAACTTCAGGACGCCGTGCAGGCCGCGCAGACCCCCGAACGCCTGCGGGAACTCGCCCGCTGCCGCGGCTGGGTGGGCACGTCCGAGCAGGTCGTCGTCTCACGCGCCGCGCCCGCCCCGGGCACCCCCACCGAGACCTGCAAGACGCTCCGCGTGCCGTGA